In Paenibacillus kyungheensis, the following are encoded in one genomic region:
- a CDS encoding FadR/GntR family transcriptional regulator: protein MFNKLEKQSLVDQVYAQIEQRIKNNSWAIGTRIPKEAELMEQFGVSRNTLREAIRALVHVGLLSTRQGDGTFVIANSELHSVLQKRVQHSTVVEILEVRHALDREAVALACRRRTDDDLQQMDHYANLCQQHMDAGEIPQFVEADFKLHQAITAASYNQLLIDLYAHLFEQIQMSITSTTVLNDSYCTGHRNLIQAIREQHSEQAMLIVDDYITYFTDRLQSLDHSS from the coding sequence ATTTTTAATAAATTGGAAAAGCAGTCGTTGGTAGATCAAGTCTATGCTCAGATTGAACAACGAATCAAAAATAATAGTTGGGCGATCGGAACACGAATTCCCAAAGAAGCTGAACTGATGGAGCAATTTGGCGTTAGTCGCAATACGTTGCGAGAAGCGATTCGTGCGCTTGTACATGTCGGTCTATTATCGACTAGACAAGGTGATGGAACCTTTGTAATAGCAAATAGTGAACTGCATTCGGTATTGCAAAAACGGGTACAGCACTCCACTGTTGTTGAAATTCTAGAAGTACGTCATGCTCTAGACCGAGAAGCTGTAGCTCTAGCTTGCCGTAGACGAACCGATGATGATCTACAGCAAATGGATCATTATGCTAATTTGTGTCAGCAACATATGGATGCTGGAGAGATTCCACAATTTGTAGAAGCAGACTTTAAGCTACATCAAGCTATTACTGCGGCTTCATATAATCAATTGCTGATCGATCTGTATGCTCATCTTTTTGAACAGATTCAAATGTCGATTACCAGTACTACTGTGCTCAATGATTCTTATTGCACAGGGCATCGTAATTTAATCCAAGCGATTCGTGAACAGCATAGTGAACAAGCGATGTTGATCGTTGATGATTATATTACTTATTTTACAGATCGACTTCAGTCGCTAGATCACTCTTCGTAG
- a CDS encoding GGDEF domain-containing protein, which translates to MIIKDLFINFCIISTFLFFGNALFRSVRSNPRISPFVFKMLTGVFLGVFGIVQMQFTFKLDNGTLLDLRQIPIIVATVLSGGMAGIITTILISIARLWFSASITGVSFLGIANACITFVIAYFVFRTKPSFRYKWFMTALLSTLNSLLIFLLWTGFSKRTTLILFIVVLFSSFIFTYLLIERLRRYNKIYDAMSKEVQFDFLTGLYNYRGFTYKYNQLSQQKKITFSLLLLDIDYFKVINDQYGHSAGDAVLAQFAEVLCSSVRSFDYCFRKGGEEFAIILEHVEEHAEAIRWAETIRQNIQEHKFVIPDGRTVSMTVSLGIGFYPLYADDELLEKTDRALYEAKKGGRNQFCIAH; encoded by the coding sequence ATGATCATAAAAGACTTGTTTATTAATTTTTGTATCATTTCTACTTTTTTATTTTTTGGTAATGCTCTTTTTCGCAGTGTGCGTAGTAATCCACGTATCAGTCCATTTGTGTTTAAGATGTTAACAGGGGTTTTTCTAGGGGTATTTGGTATCGTCCAAATGCAGTTCACATTCAAATTAGATAATGGAACATTGCTTGATCTGAGACAAATTCCTATTATTGTAGCTACTGTATTAAGCGGTGGCATGGCTGGCATTATTACGACTATTCTGATTTCAATAGCTCGCTTATGGTTTTCTGCTTCGATTACTGGTGTTTCTTTTCTAGGGATAGCTAATGCCTGTATTACATTTGTAATTGCCTATTTCGTATTTCGAACCAAGCCTTCTTTTCGTTACAAATGGTTTATGACTGCACTGTTATCGACATTGAATTCATTGCTTATTTTTCTGTTATGGACTGGATTTTCAAAAAGGACGACACTGATTTTATTTATTGTGGTGCTCTTTTCGTCGTTTATATTTACTTATTTGCTGATCGAACGGTTACGACGGTATAACAAGATTTATGATGCGATGAGTAAAGAAGTTCAATTTGATTTTTTGACAGGGTTATACAACTATCGTGGATTTACATATAAATACAATCAATTAAGTCAGCAAAAGAAAATTACTTTTTCGTTACTATTGTTAGATATCGATTATTTCAAAGTGATTAATGATCAATACGGTCACTCTGCTGGAGATGCGGTGCTAGCTCAATTTGCTGAAGTGCTATGTAGCAGTGTGCGCTCATTTGATTATTGTTTTCGCAAAGGAGGAGAAGAATTCGCAATCATTCTTGAACATGTAGAAGAGCATGCAGAAGCGATCAGATGGGCAGAGACGATTCGCCAAAATATTCAAGAGCATAAGTTTGTGATTCCTGATGGCAGAACGGTATCAATGACAGTCTCGCTTGGGATAGGATTTTATCCTTTATATGCTGATGACGAGTTGTTAGAAAAAACCGATCGTGCTTTGTATGAAGCTAAAAAAGGCGGAAGAAATCAGTTTTGTATTGCACACTAA
- a CDS encoding GGDEF domain-containing protein: MNYLNAHFKTSTYIKRQWIGLFFGLLGATLMQFTFPVGDNVLLDLRQISIVLSISMGGSVAGIITTIIIMITRIILSPTIGLSAILGLVNAATLCIVASWIFSRKISFYRKWLYSGIALTIIAMISLSIVLGKNEIDKVFVFIIVESAATLFIFMLTRSLRKNNELFEKVSKEAQFDFLTGLYNPRAFEHKFEQLQHQETDMAHSLLFIDIDHFKKVNDEYGHPAGDAVLFQLANVIQQSIRSTDYGARKGGEEFAVWLEYCQLTEAKIIAETLRTNVEKKKFVLPDGKIIHITISIGIGMYPALLWDELLEKTDQALYEAKQQGRNRSCLAQF; this comes from the coding sequence TTGAATTATTTGAATGCTCATTTCAAAACAAGTACGTATATAAAGCGCCAATGGATCGGATTATTTTTTGGTTTGTTAGGAGCTACACTAATGCAATTTACATTTCCAGTAGGAGATAATGTACTATTGGATTTGCGCCAGATATCGATCGTTCTGTCGATTAGTATGGGTGGCAGTGTAGCCGGAATTATTACAACGATTATTATTATGATTACCAGAATTATATTAAGTCCGACGATTGGATTAAGTGCAATATTGGGCTTGGTCAATGCAGCAACTCTCTGTATCGTAGCTTCATGGATTTTTTCACGCAAAATTAGTTTTTATAGAAAATGGTTATATTCAGGAATTGCTTTGACGATTATTGCTATGATCTCGCTCAGTATTGTATTAGGCAAAAATGAAATTGATAAAGTGTTTGTATTTATTATCGTGGAATCCGCAGCGACTTTATTTATTTTTATGCTTACTCGATCTTTACGAAAAAACAATGAATTATTTGAAAAAGTAAGCAAAGAAGCTCAATTCGACTTTTTGACAGGCTTATATAATCCAAGAGCATTTGAGCACAAGTTCGAGCAATTACAACATCAGGAAACAGATATGGCACATTCTCTGCTATTTATCGATATCGATCATTTCAAAAAAGTAAATGATGAATATGGTCATCCGGCAGGAGATGCGGTGCTATTTCAGTTGGCTAACGTGATTCAACAAAGTATTCGCAGTACAGATTATGGAGCTCGCAAAGGTGGAGAAGAATTTGCTGTCTGGCTAGAATACTGCCAATTAACTGAAGCCAAAATTATTGCCGAGACGTTACGCACCAATGTGGAAAAGAAAAAGTTTGTACTACCGGATGGTAAAATCATTCATATTACAATCTCGATAGGTATTGGCATGTACCCGGCGTTGTTGTGGGATGAATTGTTAGAAAAAACCGATCAAGCGTTATATGAAGCCAAACAGCAAGGACGCAATCGCTCCTGCCTTGCTCAGTTTTGA
- a CDS encoding DUF6359 domain-containing protein gives MHKVVTKRLTVVLLTALLMFISLLGGYRPVAEAATTLTVAQAIQAQSGGSTITVKGIVVGHASGASTGDFASPFANDFNVLIADSSSERTTSKLVDVQLSSSFRSQFGLQSNPSLIGKTIVVTGTAGAYNNFAGVKNPTSVTLDGGTTTPPTEPGTDTPLPNGTGKKVLFDNTHAQTAGAADWVIDGGFSDFANGLKADGFTVDALTRPIPYTFGEQAITYDKLKGYDVFVIAEPNVPFKSTEQAAMLQYVKGGGSIFFIADHYNADRNKNRWDGSEAINGYRRGAYSNPAKGMSAEEAASPAMQGVSGSDWLGTNFGIRFRYNALGDVNANDIVASSQAFGITAGVNSVAMHAGSTLAILDPTKAKGIVYLPSSVSKWNNAVDQGVYNGGGRAEGPYAAVSKVGAGKAAFIGDSSPVEDASPKYLREETGAKKTTYDGYKEVDDAKLLVQTVRWLAVKESYTSLNQVSGLTLDSPTSLISIETPATSTEPQAEPWAAPAAGYKWYDPTTFKNGSYGAAS, from the coding sequence ATGCATAAGGTAGTCACGAAGCGGTTAACAGTAGTGCTTTTAACAGCATTATTGATGTTCATTTCTTTATTGGGTGGGTATCGTCCGGTAGCTGAAGCGGCAACAACATTAACGGTTGCACAAGCGATTCAAGCTCAAAGTGGTGGCTCTACAATTACAGTTAAAGGGATTGTGGTTGGACATGCTTCAGGAGCTTCTACAGGTGATTTTGCAAGCCCGTTTGCTAACGATTTTAACGTGCTAATCGCAGATAGCAGCAGTGAACGTACAACTAGCAAATTAGTAGATGTACAATTAAGCAGCTCTTTCCGCTCGCAGTTCGGTTTACAGAGCAATCCAAGTCTAATTGGCAAAACGATTGTCGTTACCGGTACAGCTGGTGCATATAACAATTTTGCAGGTGTTAAAAATCCAACGTCTGTGACTTTAGATGGTGGTACAACGACACCTCCTACTGAACCTGGAACAGATACACCTCTTCCTAATGGAACAGGTAAAAAAGTATTGTTCGATAATACGCATGCTCAAACTGCCGGTGCAGCAGATTGGGTAATCGATGGTGGATTCTCTGACTTTGCAAATGGACTCAAAGCAGACGGATTTACAGTGGATGCGCTAACTCGTCCAATACCGTATACATTTGGAGAGCAAGCGATCACGTATGATAAGCTCAAAGGATACGATGTATTCGTTATCGCTGAGCCTAACGTTCCTTTCAAATCAACAGAACAAGCAGCTATGCTTCAATATGTAAAAGGCGGCGGTAGTATTTTCTTTATTGCCGATCACTATAATGCAGACCGCAACAAAAATCGCTGGGATGGATCAGAAGCAATCAACGGATACCGTCGTGGTGCTTACAGTAACCCGGCAAAAGGAATGAGTGCAGAAGAAGCAGCTTCACCAGCGATGCAAGGTGTGAGTGGTTCCGACTGGTTGGGTACGAACTTTGGTATTCGTTTCCGTTACAACGCTCTAGGTGATGTGAATGCCAATGATATCGTTGCTTCATCACAAGCGTTTGGCATTACAGCTGGTGTAAATTCTGTAGCGATGCATGCAGGATCAACACTTGCTATTCTAGATCCGACCAAAGCAAAAGGTATCGTATATCTACCGTCTTCTGTATCCAAATGGAATAATGCTGTCGATCAAGGCGTATACAATGGCGGCGGACGTGCAGAAGGTCCTTATGCAGCGGTTTCTAAAGTAGGCGCAGGGAAAGCTGCCTTTATCGGTGATTCTTCGCCAGTAGAAGATGCTTCTCCTAAATATCTACGTGAAGAAACAGGCGCTAAAAAGACAACCTATGATGGATACAAAGAAGTCGATGATGCGAAATTATTGGTACAGACGGTAAGATGGTTGGCTGTTAAAGAAAGCTATACCAGCTTAAATCAAGTATCAGGGTTGACGTTAGATAGCCCAACATCATTGATCTCTATCGAGACACCTGCTACATCTACAGAGCCACAAGCTGAACCTTGGGCAGCTCCAGCAGCAGGTTACAAATGGTATGATCCAACAACATTCAAAAACGGCTCTTATGGAGCAGCTTCATAA
- a CDS encoding DUF350 domain-containing protein: MKNFGTDLLHIGIGLVILFAVLFVGYYIFSLMTRYNDNQQIADGNQAAGMYMGSKMLGLCIIVGLVSINSDAWIDVLIWSGVGIVILCLVYLVFDWVTPRTKVCEQIEKGNMAIAQLLRSLIIGISFVIGTFVM; this comes from the coding sequence TTGAAAAACTTCGGAACTGACTTATTACATATCGGAATAGGGTTAGTTATTTTATTTGCTGTTCTGTTTGTAGGGTATTATATTTTTAGTCTTATGACACGCTACAATGATAATCAGCAGATTGCAGATGGTAATCAAGCGGCGGGTATGTATATGGGTAGCAAAATGTTAGGGTTATGTATTATCGTCGGGCTGGTATCGATTAATTCTGATGCATGGATAGATGTATTGATCTGGTCAGGTGTTGGTATTGTGATTCTGTGTCTGGTGTATCTAGTATTCGATTGGGTAACTCCTCGTACCAAAGTCTGTGAACAGATTGAAAAAGGCAATATGGCGATTGCTCAATTGTTACGTTCTTTGATTATCGGAATTTCATTTGTGATTGGAACATTTGTAATGTAA